One segment of Gordonia terrae DNA contains the following:
- a CDS encoding ABC transporter permease — protein sequence MNLLTYASLGLSTGGAYALVALGLVAAYRGTGVINFAQGALGMFGAYIFWKSYQDAGIPLGVAIVLGLAVSAAIAIAFFALIGRRLAHAPAITKILITIGLMLVLEAIVRIIWTNHQETVEPFLVGGGFEVAGVRVQSISLLLAAVAVLATIGLHLLFTRTAFGHITTALRDTDLGAQSIGLNPRLWGSVAWGLAGVLAATSAILVLPITQLSPTSLTTLLVPALGAALAARFTSFPIALAVGVGAGVLEGLVTGLVNAQVARAIPFVVTLIVLLLIARTDMARGTREVKAVFHVGSGRIRWPWVVVGAAVVLVTIFSAAGTVVDALSLTAIFGLVALGIVVSTGYTGQVNALPLGVAGVTMIVFGAVSHSGASLYLSALAALATAVVVALALSVLFVNAKVYEVTIGSLAVASILQTVVFSVDWFFNGRTGWTIGDTTLFGIEISNITDPHAFAVVAWIVLLVALVLVANLRSSATGRYVLSVRQDERLPAALGIVSARSKLIGLVVSSTLWGLAGVLFAIQRGFISKGDVRLEGFGYSESLALIAFVILAGAGHLTGAVLAGAFAPGGLLSNLLSFTPDINDWQSLFFAANMIWILTTEPDGVVGQYLRIRDRLRRKRVRSDGPDPTVTGGEPGRENRKVDATA from the coding sequence ATGAACCTGTTGACCTACGCCTCGCTCGGGCTCTCCACGGGTGGCGCGTACGCTCTGGTGGCCCTCGGGCTGGTTGCCGCCTACCGCGGAACCGGGGTCATCAACTTCGCCCAGGGTGCGCTCGGCATGTTCGGCGCTTACATATTCTGGAAGTCCTACCAGGACGCCGGGATTCCGCTTGGCGTGGCCATCGTGCTCGGTTTGGCGGTGAGCGCGGCCATCGCGATCGCCTTCTTCGCCCTGATCGGCCGGCGTCTGGCACACGCACCGGCCATCACGAAGATTCTCATCACCATCGGGTTGATGCTCGTCCTGGAGGCGATCGTCCGGATCATCTGGACCAACCACCAGGAAACCGTCGAGCCGTTCCTCGTCGGCGGCGGATTCGAGGTCGCCGGCGTCCGGGTCCAGTCGATCAGTCTCCTGTTGGCGGCGGTGGCGGTGCTGGCGACGATCGGCCTGCACCTGCTGTTCACGCGAACAGCGTTCGGGCACATCACCACTGCGCTACGCGACACCGACCTCGGTGCCCAGTCGATCGGTCTCAACCCCCGCTTGTGGGGATCGGTGGCGTGGGGTTTGGCCGGCGTTCTCGCCGCGACCAGTGCCATTCTGGTGCTGCCGATCACCCAGCTCTCCCCGACATCACTGACGACGCTTCTGGTGCCGGCTCTCGGGGCTGCACTCGCCGCACGCTTCACGAGCTTCCCGATCGCCCTGGCGGTCGGGGTCGGCGCCGGAGTCCTGGAAGGTCTGGTGACCGGCCTCGTCAATGCGCAGGTCGCGCGGGCGATTCCGTTCGTCGTCACCCTGATCGTGCTGCTGCTGATCGCCAGGACAGACATGGCGCGGGGGACCCGTGAGGTCAAGGCGGTGTTCCATGTCGGCAGCGGCCGCATCCGCTGGCCGTGGGTGGTAGTCGGTGCGGCGGTCGTCCTGGTGACGATCTTCAGCGCCGCCGGAACCGTGGTCGACGCCCTCAGTCTCACCGCCATCTTCGGTCTCGTCGCGCTCGGGATCGTCGTCTCCACCGGGTACACCGGGCAGGTCAACGCCTTGCCGCTCGGCGTCGCGGGTGTGACGATGATCGTCTTCGGCGCCGTCAGCCATTCCGGAGCGTCGCTGTATCTCTCGGCTCTCGCCGCACTCGCGACGGCTGTCGTCGTCGCCCTCGCACTGAGCGTCCTGTTCGTCAATGCCAAGGTCTATGAGGTCACGATCGGTTCGCTGGCCGTCGCGTCGATCCTGCAGACCGTCGTCTTCTCCGTCGACTGGTTCTTCAACGGTCGAACAGGGTGGACGATCGGCGACACGACGCTGTTCGGTATCGAGATCAGCAACATCACCGACCCGCACGCCTTCGCAGTCGTCGCCTGGATCGTGTTGCTGGTGGCGCTCGTTCTCGTCGCCAATCTGCGATCGTCGGCCACCGGCCGCTACGTGCTGTCGGTGCGGCAGGACGAGCGACTCCCGGCCGCGCTGGGCATCGTCTCGGCCCGGTCCAAGCTGATCGGTCTTGTCGTCTCCTCCACGCTGTGGGGACTTGCCGGGGTGCTGTTCGCCATCCAGCGCGGCTTCATCTCGAAGGGTGACGTCCGGCTGGAAGGGTTCGGCTACTCGGAATCGCTGGCGCTCATCGCCTTCGTCATCCTCGCCGGGGCAGGTCATCTGACCGGCGCGGTACTGGCGGGCGCCTTCGCTCCCGGCGGGTTGCTCTCGAATTTGCTGTCGTTCACCCCGGACATCAACGACTGGCAGTCACTGTTCTTCGCGGCCAACATGATCTGGATACTCACCACCGAGCCGGACGGAGTGGTCGGACAGTATCTCCGTATCCGGGACCGACTGCGGCGTAAACGTGTTCGGTCCGACGGGCCCGATCCGACCGTCACCGGCGGCGAGCCGGGCCGAGAGAACAGGAAAGTCGATGCCACAGCTTGA
- a CDS encoding acyl-CoA dehydrogenase family protein yields MTITENTAATRAPLAGRFDPILARVAAGAAERDAERRVPHDLVRELAHAGFGALRVPREFGGDEIGVGELAELVVDLASADPNFVQLLRAHFLYTESLIHAPASRSRSEWLRRIGNGELFGGAYTERTAANQTHFSTSIEVDDRGRRLVNGEKYYSTGSLYADWIITTGEGPAGIETVVLPAAADGLDLVDDWDGFGQRLTASGTTRFRDVDITDSPSLPAEVVPGSYGTSLAQFWHIAALTGIARALHRDVVDYVRGRKRYFSQGSGALPREDAVVQSVVGEISSARYVADTVARQIAGVLADLDAAIVAGTVTDEQYDAVEIEVYRAQVSVVDTVLTAATRVFDVGGASALGRTHGWDRHWRNARTLASHNPTPNRLVSIGDHDLNGTSPYRTWLSGIDLRGRG; encoded by the coding sequence GTGACCATCACCGAGAACACCGCCGCCACGCGCGCGCCGCTGGCCGGGCGCTTCGACCCGATCCTGGCACGGGTGGCGGCCGGAGCGGCCGAGCGTGACGCGGAACGCCGAGTCCCGCACGATCTCGTTCGCGAACTGGCCCATGCCGGTTTCGGCGCGCTGCGCGTACCCCGTGAGTTCGGCGGCGACGAGATCGGGGTCGGTGAACTCGCCGAACTCGTCGTCGACCTGGCGAGCGCGGATCCGAACTTCGTCCAGCTTCTTCGCGCGCACTTCCTCTACACCGAGTCGCTCATCCATGCGCCGGCGTCGCGGTCGAGGTCGGAGTGGTTGCGTCGCATCGGAAACGGTGAACTGTTCGGCGGCGCGTACACCGAGCGAACGGCGGCGAACCAGACCCACTTCTCGACCAGCATCGAGGTCGACGATCGCGGGCGTCGTCTGGTCAACGGCGAGAAGTACTACAGCACCGGCTCGCTGTACGCCGACTGGATCATCACCACGGGTGAGGGCCCGGCGGGCATCGAGACGGTCGTGCTCCCGGCTGCGGCCGACGGTCTCGACCTCGTCGACGACTGGGACGGGTTCGGTCAGCGACTGACCGCCAGCGGCACCACCCGATTCCGAGATGTCGACATCACCGACTCCCCATCGCTGCCCGCCGAGGTCGTGCCGGGCAGCTACGGCACGTCGCTCGCACAGTTCTGGCACATCGCCGCACTGACCGGTATCGCTCGCGCCCTGCATCGCGACGTCGTCGACTACGTGCGCGGCCGCAAGCGATACTTCAGTCAGGGCAGCGGGGCGCTGCCTCGCGAGGACGCCGTCGTCCAGTCCGTGGTCGGTGAGATCAGTTCGGCCCGCTACGTTGCCGATACCGTTGCCCGCCAGATCGCCGGTGTCCTGGCCGATCTCGATGCGGCGATCGTCGCCGGTACCGTCACCGACGAACAATACGACGCGGTGGAGATCGAGGTCTACCGTGCGCAGGTCAGTGTCGTCGACACGGTGCTGACCGCCGCGACCCGGGTCTTCGACGTCGGCGGGGCATCGGCGCTCGGCCGGACCCACGGGTGGGATCGCCACTGGCGCAACGCCCGGACGCTGGCGAGTCACAACCCCACGCCGAACCGCCTCGTGAGCATCGGGGACCATGACCTGAACGGCACCTCGCCCTATCGGACATGGCTCAGCGGCATCGATCTACGAGGCCGAGGATGA